The Desulfonatronum thiosulfatophilum genomic interval CCATATCGGAAACCGGCAGCCCGGCTTGTGCGCCCGCTCCTTCGTTCTCCGCGAGATCGCCCATTGGCTCTTCAAGCTTGCCCATGGTCAGGACGAACACCAAAAGCATCACCACGAGGCCCGCGCCCAGCGGGGCCGCGGGAACGATGCGCAAGGGTTTCGGCGTGATCAGCCACCGCCACAGGTCCGTTAACCGAAACAGGCGGCGCGAAGCCGCGGGTGCGGGGTGTTGAGCCTTGATTCGTCTCATGACCGTTGCGGTCACGTCGCCAGGCGGAAGGCTGTAGTCCAGACGGCTGATCAAGCCCGCTATGCGAGATTGATCCAAATCAGTTTCAGTGTGTTTCGTCATCAGAAGTCCTCCCGCGGCAGGAGATTGCGCATTTTTTCAAGACCGCGCTGAACGGTCATTTTGGCGTTGCTGAGACCTATATTCAGCGATTCAGCGATTTCCGAATACGAAAGCCCTTCTCGAAAGCGTAAAATCAAGGCCTCACGGGTCACTTCCGGAAGACTGGCCAGGGCCTTGTTCAACCGACCACGCTCCAATATTCGCTCATATGGGCCTTCTCCGGAGTCATCCGTACCGGACGGGTCGAAGCCGTTCTCGCACATCTGGTCCAGGCTTTGAGTTACATGGCGTTCCTTGTCATTCCCGCGCAGGTGGTCTCGGGCGATGTTCAGACCCAGAGTGTACAACCAGGGAAAAAAGGGCCTGTTCTGATCAAAGCCGCTCAGCTTCTCGTAGGCATGTGTAAATGTGTCCTGTGTCAAATCCAAAGCCAGATCCGCGCAACGAACCATGCGCAACATCAGGTTGTACACAGGGGTTTGATATCGATCCACAAGCACGGCATAGGCTTGCTGCTCACCAGCACGGACACGCAGAACGATTCTTTGATCATCGATTTCCATGGATTCGTGCCGACAGCGCCGCAAGGTGTACATACTTCAAATATACGTTCCCTGTAAGGAAAAAGTCACAGGTTGATGATGTTGCTCGACGGAAAACTGGGAAACATGGGGACAATTCGTCAAGGCGGTGGATGTTTTGAACTGAAATATCTGAATATAATCACTTGTACGAATGAAATGTCGCATTGTTTGTGACCTTTTTGCACAATACTTCGTAGATATAATCATAAGCCCTTCACTCAGACTGCGCATGGTTTGAGATAATCCGGAATAATCGGACCGTGGACCGGATTTGGATCAGAATCGTCAATTACTTAACCTGGACTGGAGGATGTTGTGAAGAAGACATTGTTATGTGGAACGATGTGCCTTGGCCTGATGTTGTCCGGAATACATTTGACCTCAGAGGCAGCGGCAGCGAACAGCAATCAGGAGCTTCGAACGGCTTTTGAAACATCGCCTCGATGCTCGAGACTCTCACTGGCTCGAGGCTGCAACTTGGGCGGTGCAGACAAGAGAATTGAACGCTGCCAGAGGACTGAAGGCAAGAGCCACATTAAAACGAGGCCGGATTTTGTCCAGAGATGTGTTCGTGGCACGGAACTCGGCACGGTTTCCAGTGAAGGAACCGCCGCAGCCTGAGAAGATTTTCCGCTGAAGTCAACTCAGCGATGTTCTGGGTAATGAAAAAAGGTACGGATAAAAAGTAGACGCTGCTATGTTCTTGCTGACGCAGGCGGCTTCAATGCCCTGCCTGCATTACCTTATAAACAGGGCATGATGAGCGTGGCGGTTACCTTTTTTTGATAATGCAATTGGCATTAATTCTCGACATAGATTTTGAGTATGTTCACCTTAACCTTTCGGAGGCAGTTATGCGGAAAATTTCCACCATCAGCACGGCAGTTCTGATTATCGCTTTGTTGTCCTTCCCTGTTCTTGCCCAACACGATCACGGGGCTGAACCATCAGAAGGCCAGATCACGGATGCGCATCCCGTTCACGGGACACTGACAGAGGAACAGCGCCAAGCCGTCCGGAACATGGTCGAGTCCCATCGCCAGGAAGTCATGCACCACAATCTGCGTATGCGTGCCAAACAGGCGGAACTGGATGTCCTCCTGGCATCGCCCGAGGTAAATCAGGAGGCCATCAATTCCGTAACCGAGGAAATCACGCAACTTCATGGTGAAACCTTGAGAATGAAAAATAACCTTCGCCGCGCCATTTACGAAGAAACAGGACATTTGATCCGCTCCGGCACACTCGGCGGCAAAGGCCGCGGCATGGGCGGCCGCGGCATGAGATCCGGGATGGGAAGCATGGACAAGTGCCCGATGATGTCCGGACATTCGGATCATTAAACAACGTTTGTTAACGCAATACAGTAAAAGCCGCCTCGATACAGGGCGGCTTTTTTTTGGCGCGCACTGCAGGGCGCATCCACTTCGCGCATTGGCTATGATCATATATTTGTGCAACACATCACAATCTACTGTGCCCTGAGAGGCTGGACCTTCACCTAAAAAGTGATACAAGTAATTCCACGGCATCAAGCTGTGTTTGCTGTATGACGACCCAACTTCAAAGGGAGGAGTGAGCATGAAGAACGATGGTGGATGGAGTCCCTACGTGGCTGGAGGCCTGAGCGGTCTGCTCGGCGTAATGTCGGTCTGGTTGACCGGCCAGTTCTTCGGTGCGTCCACATCTTTTGTGCGGACAGCGGGAATGATCGAACAATGGTTTGGACCGGAACGGGTTGCGCAATTGGAGTATTTTACCAGGGTGGTTCCTCACATAGACTGGCAGTGGATGTTCGTGGTCGGCATAGTTCTCGGTTCGTTGATTTCAGCAGCGACTTCCGGATCATTTCGATGGCAGTCCGTGCCTGACATGTGGCACAGGCGTTTCGGGCACACTCCGGTCAAGCGTGCCGTGCTTGCCTTTTCCGGAGGCGTGGTGGCCATGTTCGGCGCCCGCCTCGCGGACGGCTGACCCAGCGGTCATGGGTTGAGCGGTTCGCTTCAACTGGCTGTCAGCGGCTTTGTGGCTCTGGTGTGCTTTTTTATTGGCGGGATGATCATGGCCCGCATCGTCTATGGAGGGAAAAGGTCATGAGCACTTTGATCTATGGTCTGATCACCGGCTTTCTCTTCGGCTTCCTGCTCCAGAAGGGGCGCGTTCTGCGCTACGACAAACAATTGGGCGCGCTCAGACTGATGGACATGACCATCATCAAATTCATGCTGTCCAGCGTCATTGTCGGCATGGTCGGGGTTTACCTCCTGCAGGACCTCGGCGTTGCCAAGCTCTCCGTAAAGTCTCTGGTCCTTGGGCCGGTCATTATCGGAGGCTTGATCTTCGGCCTGGGCTGGGGGCTTTTGGGATATTGTCCCGGAACGGCCATGGGCGCCCTGGGTGAAGGCCGTTTTGATGCACTGTGGGGCATCCTGGGCATGGTGGTGGGGGCCGGCATTTTCGCCGAGGCTTATCCCTGGCTCACGGCCACAGTGTACACTTGGGGCGACCTGGGCAAATTGACGCTCCCCCAGATGCTCGGCGTCAACCACTGGGTGGTCATCCCGGTGTTTATTATCTGCGCGGTCCTGCTTTTTCGATGGTTTGATAAGAAGGGATTATAGGACGCAGCTCTTCACGCGAAACCCGGCTTGCCTTGATTTGCGAGGCCGCAAAATCAAGGCAAGCCGGACCAGTTCCCGACGTATGAGCAGAATTTGCTGAATAGTTACCGTAGAACACGCAATCCAGGAGCTCAGTTTCCGGATTTTGCACCCGATGCGAAAAAAAGTTAATGTGTTCTTTTTTGGGTACGAGCTTTCTTCAACCTTCAGCCATCGAGGAACACGATGAAGATATTGCGTGCTTCACGCATGGACCGTTGCATCGGCTGCCATTCCTGCTCCATGGCCTGTGCAAGACAGGTACATAAAAAATTCTCCTGGAGCGCCGCCGGAATTCGCATCGGCTCCAGCGGGGGAATCACCACGGGCTTTGAGGCGCGGGTCTGCCTGGCCTGCGATCCGGCACCCTGCGCCAAGGTCTGCCCCACGGGCGCCTATTCCCAGCGCAAGGGAGGCGGCGTCATCGTCAAGATGAAACTCTGCATCCAGTGCGGAAAATGCGCCGAGGCCTGCCCTGTGGACGCCATCTATCTGGATGAAAAAGACAAGCCCTATGTCTGCATTCACTGCGGCCAATGCGTGGAATTCTGTCCCCACAACTGTCTGGAACTACGCGAGAAACAGGGTCACGTCCGCCGGGGAGGAATTGAAAATGACTGATACCGCATTTCGGGTCTGCATTGTCCACCTGGACAGGGACAAAGGCGAAATCATCTCCTTTGGCGACAAGAATGTTCATATCGGCGGCAGCGGTCTCGCCGCGGCGCTGTACGAAAAATTCGGCCTTCCGGAAGAGCCCTGGTCCCACCCGGATCAGCCTCTGATTTTCGCCATCGGCTGCCTCACGGGATATTTCCCATTGATGTCCAAGGTAGTCTGCGGATTCAAATCCCCGCACCATGATCAGTACTCCGAATCCCATGCCGGAGGGCGTCTGGCCCTGGCCATGCGTTTTGCCGGATACGACGCCATCGTCGTGCGAGGCCAGGCCACGGTGCCGGTGGCCGTGCACGTGGCCTCCAAACAAATCGAGACCGCGGACGCCAACTACCTGTGGGGCGCCAACGCCCTGACCACCGGCCGGGTCATGCGCCGGGCTTTTCCCGGCGCTTCGGGACACCGCAGCATCATTCGCATCGGTCCCGCCGGAGAAACCCTGTCCGCGTATGCCTGCATCAATGTGGACACATACCGCCATTTCGGTCGAATGGGCGCGGGTTCTGTCATGGGTGTGAAGAAAGTGAAGGCCATCGTGGTTTCCGGCGACGGCGACCAGGATCTGCCAGGAACCGATTCCAAGGCCTACGCCAAGCTCTTCAAAAGAGTCTACAAAGACATGACCGCCACGGAAATGATGAGCAAGTACCATGATCTCGGCACGCCGGGAAACGTCACTCCGCTCAACGAACTGAAGTCTCTGCCCATCCGCAACCTGAAGCAGACAACGGACCCGGAGGTGGAGAAAATATCCGGTGAAGCCTTTGCCAAGGACCTGCTGATCCGCAACACGGCCTGCGCCGGGTGCCCGGTGGGCTGCATCCATGTGGGGCTGCTACGGGAACAGTTCCAGGAGGAACACCGCTTCCAGATCCGCCAGGTGGCCTATGACTACGAACTGATCTTCGGCCTGGGTTCCATGATCGGCGTGATGGATGCATCTGGTTGCCTGGCACTGATGGATGAAGTGGAAAAGGAAGGTCTGGACGCCATGAGCACGGGCGTTGCCCTGGCCTGGGCCACGGAAGCCTATGAAAAGAGTTTGTTGACCAAGGAACAGGTGGAATACGACCTGGCGTTCGGCAATGTCGCGGCCTACAAAGAGGCCATTTGGAGCCTGGGCCACGCCAAGAATGAATTCTATGCCGATCTGGCCAAGGGCGTGAAGCATGCCGCGGCAAAATACGGCGGCGAGGATTTCGCCTGTGTTCTGGGCCAGGAAATGGCAGGTTACGTCGGCGAAACCTTTTACGCTTCCCAGTCACTCTCCTTCCGGCATTCCCACCTGGATACCGGAGCGTATGGCTACGACCAGAAGGAACATGCCAAGGATCCGGAAAAGGCAGTGAAATATCTCGTGGATGATGAGCGGGAGCGGGTTCTATTGACCTCTCTGGTCTCCTGCCTTTTCGCCCGCGGGGTGTACAAGAAGGAACTGCTGGCGGAATGCCTGGAAGCGGTCGGCCTGTCGGAACTGGCCGGGAACATGGATCAGGCCGCCGATGCCATGCAGCGCCTGCGGTGGAAGGTGCGCCTGAGTACGGGCTACGAACCTGAAAAGACCACTGTCCCTAAGCGATGCATGGAAGTCGAAACTTGGGCCGGAAAGATGAATCCCGGCTATATGAACGCCGTACGTCAAGGCTACATCAAGGCCATCCGTGAACTTGGTAAGGAAGAGCCGAAACCGGCGCCAGAGTCTGATTCATAGCCTGTAGAAGTTGTACCCGAGAAACTTCATAACAGTGTTCCATACCGCCCTCACAGCTTTTGCAAAACAAAAAGCGTGAGGGCGGTTATTTTCCTCCCTCACGTTTTTTCAATTGTTTCCCGTACATTTTCGCCACGCCTCGGTCATTGTGGCTAATGCGTCCCGTTGAAAGCATCAGAGCCGGATCATGCCCTGGCTGATCATCCTGATGAATGAAGCCACCATGGCTCGATCAAGTTTGCCACGCTCAACATCCTTAGAGATAATCTTCAAAGCCTCGAATCCTGTTACCTTGTGTTTCCGGTAGGGTCTGTCGCAGGTGATGGCGTCGAACATATCCGCAATGGTGACAATCCGCACATGATCCGGAATATTTTTTGTACCACTGGGATATCCGGAGCCGTCTAATTTCTCGTGGTGAAACATAACGCATTGAGTGACGGGTTGCGACAACTTCATGTGCTGACACATCTCCAGGCCATATATAGGATGCTTTTTGACTTCCTCGAACTCATTCGAAGTCAGGGCCGCGGGTTTTGAAAGAATCGACTGGTGAACCTTGGACTTGCCGATGTCATGCAGCAGCGCCCCCACTCCCACCTGTCGAACAAAGGATTTTCGAAGCTTCCTTCCAGAGTCTTCGTTATGGTAAATCAGCAAGGATATGGCATATAAGGCCGTATTTATGCAATGAATGTATTCTCTGTAGTGGGTTGCTATCAGGCTCCGCATGGATTGGATGGCATAGGGATTCTTTTCAAGAAAACCGTAGATGTTGTCTACCAAAGCGACCATCTTCTGGTAACTTTCCTTGTTCAGATACTCTTTGCCGGACTGAATGAAAAATGACTCAACGACATCCAGGGAGTGGTTGTACAAAATCTTCGACTTTGCTTGCAGAGGAACTTTGGAACTTTCCAGAATATCCGGCAGATTTTTCTCAATGAACAACTCATAGGTCAGCTTGTCACTGTTGTCGATGTACAGATTTTCAATGCCGTTTCGGATCAGTCTGCTCCGATGTTCTTCCGTGAAATTTTCCGGTGTCGCGTAAAGGATATAGTTGTCGTTTTGATAGAGATAGATGTTGAAATCAAAATGCTTGTCGGTAAGCATCAACAACAGAGGCTGAATTTGAAGATAGTTTGAATCCATGTCCATGCTGATGGTTATGTGCTTATAGTTTTGCTTGCAGGTGCAGCACTTCAGCCACGGCCCGCCCCGCTTCCAGGGTATATTCCCGTGACGACAGACGTACCTTGACGTCAGGCGACAATACCCGTCGTGGTGCATTCATCAATTCTTCCCGAGGAGTAATGCCGTATTCCGAAGGAAAGCTGTTCTCGAAATACATTTCCTGAAATCCGATGAATTTCAGGCTATGGGCCGTGGCATCCAGCACGGCGGTCTCTTGGGCCTGCATCAGGCCCAGCTCCCGGGCCCGCAGCAGGCCGGCCAGGCATTCCCCGCCCTGGGTGCAGGCGATATGCCCGTGGCGGTTGGCCAGAAGCATGCCCTCTATGATGGCCTGCTCCTCCACCTGAACCACATGGAACATGCCCGGTCCTCCGGCCTGTTCATACTGATCCGCAAGATGCCTGACCCTGGGGAAGGATACGGGGTTGCCGATCATGGCCGCTTGAGCCACGCTGGATTGCACGGTCACCGGGTGGTAGGCGCGTTTGGCGGGATCACTCTCGTCGTAATACTTGTAGACCGGGTCGGCATGTGCGGACTGGACGCCGAAGATCCTGGGCAACTGCTCGATGATCCCAAGGCGGTGCAGTTTCAAAAAACCGCTCATGATCGCCGTGACGTTGCCTGCGTTGCCGATGGGCACGAACACGGCCTTGTCCGCCATATCCCAGGCATAATGCTGGGCCACTTCAAAGGCATACGATTCCTGCCCGAGAATGCGCCAGGCGTTTTTTGAATTCAGCAGGGCCACTCGGTAGTTCTCGGCCAGATACTCCACCACCTTCATGCAGTCGTCAAAGACGCCGGGCAGTTCCAGAACCACGGCTCCGCTGCCCAGGGGCTGGGCCAATTGCTGGGGCGTAACCTTGCCCTGAGGCAACAGCACCACGCTCTTGATGGCGCCGCCGACATAAGCCGCGTAGAGGGCCGCGGCGGCCGATGTATCTCCGGTGGATGCGCAGACCGTGAGCACCTGATCCCAGCCGTGACGCCGGATCAGGGCCTTCAGGTAGCTGAAGGCGCAAGCCATGCCGCGGTCCTTGAACGAGGCGCTGGGGTTCTGGCCGTCGTTCTTGAAGGCCAGATCCTGACCGACATGGCCTGCAAGCGCCGAGGAAGCCGGAATGATCGGGGTGTTGCCCTCGCCCAGCCAGACGATGTCCTCCGGCTCCAGTACCGGAGCGGTCAATTCATAAAATCGAAAGATGCCCTTGAGGTCGGACCGACGGGTCGCCGCCCGCAGATCAAAGGCCTCCCGCCACTGCTCCGGACTGGTGCGCCGCAGCTCATCGAACTGTGTATCCTCCAGCAGCAGAACTTCATTGCACTGGGGACAGGTGTAGTACAGCTCATCAATGTCCAATCTGGCCCGGCACCCCAGGCAAACATATTCCATCCGTCCGCGATGAGACGGGAATTGATCGTAAAATGAATTGGTCATGGGAAACTCTGAAAGGTTGATAGTGTCCTTGGAAAGTTGAAATATCCTCTTTCCGAAAATTCGAAATCACAATCGAAATCGTCATCGAAATCGATGCCGTTTCGATGCAATGGCAGCCACACGAAATCTAAATGTCCATCCCGCTCCTGCGAATCGCGGCCACCCCGCCCTGGAGGTTCCGGGAGCCGGACACGCCGGCTTCTTCAAGTGTTACTTGAGATTCATAGGAGCGACCGCCGGCATTGCAGACCAGGATCAGGTTTTTGTCCCTGGGCACTTCACCCAATCTTTCCCGGAGTTCATCCTGCGGAATGTTCATCCACACATCGGGATATTTCTCAAGAAACGGCTGAGCGTTGGCCTGACCACGGCAATCCAGAACCTGAAAATCGCGCTGAGGATTATCCCACAGAGCCGAAAACTCCGCAATGCTCAGTGGAGAGGTCCGGCCTTCCAGAATATTTTCAGCGGCATTGGCCGCGGCGTTGACAATATCCATGGCGGATGAAAAAGGAGGAGAATACGGATATTCCAGATTACTGATAACAGAAACATGAGGGTGATCACCCAATACCGCGGCCACGGCCCCGATCCGCCCCACCAAGCCGTCTCCCTTGGCGCACAGCCCCTGAGCCCCCAGTACACGGCCGGTTCGTTCCACCACCATTTCCAGATGCATCAACTCGTTTTCCGGAAAAAAGTGCGCCCTGTCAGCCTGGACCACATGGGAATGGATCGCGTCAAATCCGGATCTTTTGGCCGCATCAGGGCTCAGGCCGGTCCCGGCAACGGAAATCTCGAACAACTTGACGGCGAAACTGCCCACGGCGCCGGAAAATTCAGCCTCCCCTCCGGCCAGATTCGTGCCGATCACCCGGCCCTGACGATTGGCCAGTGACCCCAAGGGATAGTAGCCGGGCTGCCCCGTGACCAGGTTTGTCACCTGCACGCAATTGCCGCCGGCATAAATATCCGGATCCGAAGTCTGCATCCGGCTGTTGACGATGATCGCGCCCTTGGAGGAAACGTCCAGTCCGGCCTGAGCGGCCAGCTCCGAATTAGGAACCACGCCCGCGGACATGATCACCAGATCCGCCTCCAGTTCCTCGCCCTCCAGCAGCACGCGTTCCACACGTCCATCACCGGCAAAGCCAAGTACATTGGCGGACAGCCGAAAAGCAACATCATGCTCCTGCATATGTTTCTGGGCCATGCGGGCCAAATCCGCGCTGACGAATCCGGGCAACACCTGATCGGCGATTTCCACCACCGTGGTCTGCACGCCCCACATGTCCGTCAAGGCCTCGGCTATTTCCAGGCCGATGAATCCCGCGCCGACAACCACGGCCTTGCTCACCTTGCCCGCCTCCACTCTGGCCCGAATGCCTTCGGCTTCCTCCAGATTGGACACGGCAAACACGCCGTTAAGGTTTATTCCCGGCAGATCGAGCTTGCGAGGCCGGCTTCCCATGGCCAGAACCAGCTTGTCATACGAAAACTGCACGGCATCACCGGATTCCAAATCCGTGGCATGAACAATTCTAGACTGACGGTCTATGCGATCGGCCCGCTTCCGGGTCAGGACCTCAACCCCTTTGGCTCCATGAAAAAACTTGGGATCGCGGACCATGTGAAAGCTCGTGGACTGCAATTCCTTGACATCGCTGATGTCCCCGGAAACATAATATGGGATTCCGCAACCGCCGTAGGAAACTCGGGCTCCCTGGTCGATCATCGTCACCCGGGCATCCGGCGCCAAACGTTTCAGACGACACGCCGCCTTCGGACCAAGCGCCACGGCGCCGATTATGACTACATGCATGATTCACTACCTCCTCAATCGGATATGCGTACCAACTCATGGACGATCATCGGCGCATCAGCACCGGCAATACCCTGAATAGACCCGAAGCCGGAAAGGTTCAAGGATGTTCCGCGACAAAAGAATGGGAGGGACTCCTGGAGGCGGAGGATTCAAAACTTGACACCATGCCTGACTGCATTATGGTTCGCAAAATTTTTCAGGAGGTATTGCGTGTCACGTGTAAAAACTGTTCTAGCATTCTTGATCTGCTTTTTGGCCATCGGTGGATTTGTCCTGGCGGAAATCGCCGAGGCCCAGCGTCTTGGCGGAAGCAGGTCCTTCGGTTCCCGACCCAGCCAACAGCGTCCGGCCCAACAGCCCGCCCAGACCCAGCGGGAAGCGCCGACCCAACAGCAAACCCAGCAGCAAACTCAGCAAAATCGGCAAACTCAGCAGCAAACCGCACAGCAGACACCTGCCAGATCCGGTTTTGGCGGCATGCTTGGAGGGATGCTCGGCGGACTGCTCCTGGGAGGCTTGATCGGTTCCCTGCTGACCGGAGGTCTGGGCGCCTTTTCCGGACTCAACTTCCTCGACATCCTGCTCTTTGGCGGAATTCTTTATCTGCTGTATCGCTTCATCCGCTCCCGCCGCATGGCTGCCCAGACAGCCGGACCAAACCTTGAGCAAGCCCCTTCAAGCCAAGTGGAATACATTCATAAACGTCAATCAACCTCAACAACAGCGACACCTAGCAGCGGCAAGGAAAAAAGTGCCTGGGACGCCTTGAATTCCGAACCTGCAAATTCAACCTCCCAAAGCCTTCAGGTACCCGAGGGATTCGATACGGCTGAGTTTCTCACCGGAGCCAAGGCCGCCTACAGCCGTCTGCAGACATCATGGAACAACCGGGACTTGGATGACATTCGCAATTTCACAACCCGGGAAGTCTTCGCCGAAATCAAGCGCCAGCAGAGTTCGGCACCCGTCATGGGGCAGACGGAACTGCTGCATGTGGAAGCGTCATTGCTGGAAGTTCGAGAGGAGGACGGAGATACCGTGTGCAGCGTTTTGTTCGACGTGACGCTCAGAGAAGATCCCCTCGAGGAAGCCAAGCAAACTCAGGAGATTTGGCATTTCAGCCGTCCTTCCGAAGGAACCGGCATGTGGCTGTTGGAAGGCATTCAGCAAGTCAATTGATGCAAAGGATTGGACTTCGGCGCCATGTGGGGACAGCCGGCGAAGACGTCATGCCGGTTGTCCCCGTAAATGCCCAAAGTGAATTTACGACCTGAATTTTGGCACTAGTGACTGCTCCATCAGATATTGCAATTATTTTTGTACACTTTTATATTTCTTGATTCGCTACAGCCGGATAATTACACACAACGTAATCATCCGGCCGAGGTCCGGATTACTTTGGTTTTTCTGCCTCGCAAAAACATACCAACTTTGCAGATCATGGAGTTAAAATGAAACAGATCGACCTGGATTATTTCGACAAGCTGCTCAAGGACACCCTGCAGGATCTCAGCCAGCGCGGATTAGAATCCCTGGATGAAATGACCGACAATCGGGAGGTCCATGCCGACCCGGCGGACCGGGCGACGATGGAAACGGATCGGTCTTTCATGTTGCGCCTCCGGGATCGTGAACGTAAGCTCATCCCCAAAATCCAGGAGGCCCTCGGTCGTATCCAGAGTGGAAACTTCGGCATGTGCGAAGATTGCGGCGAGGACATCAGCATCGAGCGACTCAAGGCCAGGCCGGTGACCACGCTGTGCATCAAATGCAAGAGCATTCGGGAAGAGGAAGAAAGCCTGCGCGGCGAGTAGCCGGGTCATGCACGCCGGCCGTCGGATTCGCCTCCGGGCTTTGGACACGCTGTCGCGGATTTTGACGTTGCTCAGTCCCTTTGGCCATCTTTGGCAAATCCATGCGCAACGGCTTCATTACAACCGTGGGGCGTAATCACCCTTTGAACTTCAACACCAATGGAGGCTCTTCTTTATCGTCATCTAGTCCGAGAACTTCAGCCCATGGTTCTTGGCAGGCGTCTGGAACGTATTTACGCACCGCGACTGGGGTTGTGGACTTTTCGCCTCCAACCTGGGGAGCATCCTCGCCATCTTCTGTTTTCCC includes:
- the thrC gene encoding threonine synthase, which translates into the protein MTNSFYDQFPSHRGRMEYVCLGCRARLDIDELYYTCPQCNEVLLLEDTQFDELRRTSPEQWREAFDLRAATRRSDLKGIFRFYELTAPVLEPEDIVWLGEGNTPIIPASSALAGHVGQDLAFKNDGQNPSASFKDRGMACAFSYLKALIRRHGWDQVLTVCASTGDTSAAAALYAAYVGGAIKSVVLLPQGKVTPQQLAQPLGSGAVVLELPGVFDDCMKVVEYLAENYRVALLNSKNAWRILGQESYAFEVAQHYAWDMADKAVFVPIGNAGNVTAIMSGFLKLHRLGIIEQLPRIFGVQSAHADPVYKYYDESDPAKRAYHPVTVQSSVAQAAMIGNPVSFPRVRHLADQYEQAGGPGMFHVVQVEEQAIIEGMLLANRHGHIACTQGGECLAGLLRARELGLMQAQETAVLDATAHSLKFIGFQEMYFENSFPSEYGITPREELMNAPRRVLSPDVKVRLSSREYTLEAGRAVAEVLHLQAKL
- a CDS encoding DUF6691 family protein; translation: MSTLIYGLITGFLFGFLLQKGRVLRYDKQLGALRLMDMTIIKFMLSSVIVGMVGVYLLQDLGVAKLSVKSLVLGPVIIGGLIFGLGWGLLGYCPGTAMGALGEGRFDALWGILGMVVGAGIFAEAYPWLTATVYTWGDLGKLTLPQMLGVNHWVVIPVFIICAVLLFRWFDKKGL
- a CDS encoding YeeE/YedE thiosulfate transporter family protein is translated as MKNDGGWSPYVAGGLSGLLGVMSVWLTGQFFGASTSFVRTAGMIEQWFGPERVAQLEYFTRVVPHIDWQWMFVVGIVLGSLISAATSGSFRWQSVPDMWHRRFGHTPVKRAVLAFSGGVVAMFGARLADGUPSGHGLSGSLQLAVSGFVALVCFFIGGMIMARIVYGGKRS
- a CDS encoding isoamylase early set domain-containing protein, with product MTKHTETDLDQSRIAGLISRLDYSLPPGDVTATVMRRIKAQHPAPAASRRLFRLTDLWRWLITPKPLRIVPAAPLGAGLVVMLLVFVLTMGKLEEPMGDLAENEGAGAQAGLPVSDMVLGGMDQDLPLVVFMVQAEDARKVSLVGSFNNWRDHGFEMRPVENLEGYWAISVALERGQHEYAFLVNGEQIMDDPQALLSVDDDFGNRNSVIIVEDHEQAYGYS
- a CDS encoding RNA polymerase sigma factor is translated as MEIDDQRIVLRVRAGEQQAYAVLVDRYQTPVYNLMLRMVRCADLALDLTQDTFTHAYEKLSGFDQNRPFFPWLYTLGLNIARDHLRGNDKERHVTQSLDQMCENGFDPSGTDDSGEGPYERILERGRLNKALASLPEVTREALILRFREGLSYSEIAESLNIGLSNAKMTVQRGLEKMRNLLPREDF
- a CDS encoding HD-GYP domain-containing protein, whose amino-acid sequence is MDSNYLQIQPLLLMLTDKHFDFNIYLYQNDNYILYATPENFTEEHRSRLIRNGIENLYIDNSDKLTYELFIEKNLPDILESSKVPLQAKSKILYNHSLDVVESFFIQSGKEYLNKESYQKMVALVDNIYGFLEKNPYAIQSMRSLIATHYREYIHCINTALYAISLLIYHNEDSGRKLRKSFVRQVGVGALLHDIGKSKVHQSILSKPAALTSNEFEEVKKHPIYGLEMCQHMKLSQPVTQCVMFHHEKLDGSGYPSGTKNIPDHVRIVTIADMFDAITCDRPYRKHKVTGFEALKIISKDVERGKLDRAMVASFIRMISQGMIRL
- a CDS encoding aldehyde ferredoxin oxidoreductase N-terminal domain-containing protein, yielding MTDTAFRVCIVHLDRDKGEIISFGDKNVHIGGSGLAAALYEKFGLPEEPWSHPDQPLIFAIGCLTGYFPLMSKVVCGFKSPHHDQYSESHAGGRLALAMRFAGYDAIVVRGQATVPVAVHVASKQIETADANYLWGANALTTGRVMRRAFPGASGHRSIIRIGPAGETLSAYACINVDTYRHFGRMGAGSVMGVKKVKAIVVSGDGDQDLPGTDSKAYAKLFKRVYKDMTATEMMSKYHDLGTPGNVTPLNELKSLPIRNLKQTTDPEVEKISGEAFAKDLLIRNTACAGCPVGCIHVGLLREQFQEEHRFQIRQVAYDYELIFGLGSMIGVMDASGCLALMDEVEKEGLDAMSTGVALAWATEAYEKSLLTKEQVEYDLAFGNVAAYKEAIWSLGHAKNEFYADLAKGVKHAAAKYGGEDFACVLGQEMAGYVGETFYASQSLSFRHSHLDTGAYGYDQKEHAKDPEKAVKYLVDDERERVLLTSLVSCLFARGVYKKELLAECLEAVGLSELAGNMDQAADAMQRLRWKVRLSTGYEPEKTTVPKRCMEVETWAGKMNPGYMNAVRQGYIKAIRELGKEEPKPAPESDS
- a CDS encoding 4Fe-4S dicluster domain-containing protein — its product is MKILRASRMDRCIGCHSCSMACARQVHKKFSWSAAGIRIGSSGGITTGFEARVCLACDPAPCAKVCPTGAYSQRKGGGVIVKMKLCIQCGKCAEACPVDAIYLDEKDKPYVCIHCGQCVEFCPHNCLELREKQGHVRRGGIEND
- a CDS encoding Spy/CpxP family protein refolding chaperone — its product is MRKISTISTAVLIIALLSFPVLAQHDHGAEPSEGQITDAHPVHGTLTEEQRQAVRNMVESHRQEVMHHNLRMRAKQAELDVLLASPEVNQEAINSVTEEITQLHGETLRMKNNLRRAIYEETGHLIRSGTLGGKGRGMGGRGMRSGMGSMDKCPMMSGHSDH